One Felis catus isolate Fca126 chromosome D2, F.catus_Fca126_mat1.0, whole genome shotgun sequence DNA window includes the following coding sequences:
- the ZSWIM8 gene encoding zinc finger SWIM domain-containing protein 8 isoform X1, protein MELMFAEWEDGERFSFEDSDRFEEDSLCSFISEAESLCQNWRGWRKQSAGPNSPTGGGGGGGSGGTRMRDGLVIPLVELSAKQVAFHIPFEVVEKVYPPVPEQLQLRIAFWSFPENEEDIRLYSCLANGSADEFQRGDQLFRMRAVKDPLQIGFHLSATVVPPQMVPPKGAYNVAVMFDRCRVTSCSCTCGAGAKWCTHVVALCLFRIHNASAVCLRAPVSESLSRLQRDQLQKFAQYLISELPQQILPTAQRLLDELLSSQSTAINTVCGAPDPTAGPSASDQSTWYLDESTLTDNIKKTLHKFCGPSPVVFSDVNSMYLSSTEPPAAAEWACLLRPLRGREPEGVWNLLSIVREMFKRRDSNAAPLLEILTDQCLTYEQITGWWYSVRTSASHSSASGHTGRSNGQSEVAAHACASMCDEMVTLWRLAVLDPALSPQRRRELCAQLRQWQLKVIENVKRGQHKKTLERLFPGFRPAVEACYFNWEEAYPLPGVTYSGTDRKLALCWARALPPRPGASRSGGLEESRERPRSLPSEPAVRPKEPGAKRKGLGEGVPSSQRGPRRLSAEGGDKSLHKMGPGGGKAKALGGAGSGGKGSAGGGSKRRLSSEDSSLEPDLAEMSLDDSSLALGAEASTFGGFPESPPPCPPPGGSRGPSTFLPEPPDTYEEDGGVYFSEGPEPPTASAGPHGLLPGEVCTRDDLPSTDESGNGLPKTKEAATAVGEEDDDYQAYYLNAQDGAGGEEEKAEGGAGEEHDLFAGLKPLEQESRMEILFACAEALHAHGYSSEASRLTVELAQDLLANPPDLKVEPPPAKGKKNKVSTSRQTWVATNTLTKAAFLLTVLSERPEHHNLAFRVGMFALELQRPPASTKALEVKLAYQESEVAALLKKIPLGPSEMSTMRCRAEELREGTLCDYRPVLPLMLASFIFDVLCAPVVSPTGSRPPSRNWNNEMPGDEELGFEAAVAALGMKTTVSEAEHPLLCEGTRREKGDLALALMITYKDDQAKLKKILDKLLDRESQTHKPQTLSSFYSSSRPATASQRSPSKHGGPSAPGALQPLTSGSAGPPQPGNVAGAGPGPNEGFTEKNVPESSPHSPCEGLPSEAALTPRAEGKVPSRLALGSRGGYNGRGWGSPGRPKKKHTGMASIDSSAPETTSDSSPTLSRRPLRGGWAPTSWGRGQDSDSISSSSSDSLGSSSSSGSRRASASGGARAKTVEVGRYKGRRPESHAPHVPNQPSEAAAHFYFELAKTVLIKAGGNSSTSIFTHPSSSGGHQGPHRNLHLCAFEIGLYALGLHNFVSPNWLSRTYSSHVSWITGQAMEIGSAALTILVECWDGHLTPPEVASLADRASRARDSNMVRAAAELALSCLPHAHALNPNEIQRALVQCKEQDNLMLEKACMAVEEAAKGGGVYPEVLFEVAHQWFWLYEQTAGGSSTAREGATSCSASGIRAAGEAGRGLPEGRGGPGTEPVTVAAAAVTAAATVVPVISVGSSLYPGPGLGHGHSPGLHPYTALQPHLPCSPQYLTHPAHPAHPMPHMPRPAVFPVPSSAYPQGVHPAFLGAQYPYSVTPPSLAATAVSFPVPSMAPITVHPYHTEPGLPLPTSVACELWGQGTVSSVHPASTFPAIQGASLPALTTQPSPLVSGGFPPPEEETHSQPVNPHSLHHLHAAYRVGMLALEMLGRRAHNDHPNNFSRSPPYTDDVKWLLGLAAKLGDRHGDAAAAEPCSCPQPPACPGLPPTGAALPAGIHAVHSPPFDSPDPCRLRRLCECDPQCPQRLLSDTHGHDAVQRHPAEPQAQQTDQGAVAAGLTRDDHLLPMSLAPLGSYTGIQACGYGGPSHRGSESWLDRSSPLSSLVAQTGSCSWAVAWGQDVSNPRSLGLGETALSGRGHWVASGIYLAFINI, encoded by the exons ATGGAGCTGATGTTCGCGGAGTGGGAGGACGGAGAGCGCTTTTCATTTGAAGATTCGGACCGCTTTGAGGAGGATTCGCTCTGTTCCTTCATCTCCGAGGCCGAGAGTCTCTGCCAGAACTGGCGGGGATGGCGCAAACAGTCAGCGGGGCCCAATTCCCCCACTGGCGGCGGTGGCGGAGGTGGCAGTGGCGGTACCAGAATGCGAG ATGGACTTGTGATCCCATTGGTGGAGCTCTCAGCAAAGCAGGTGGCATTTCATATCCCATTTGAAGTGGTGGAGAAAGTTTATCCCCCAGTGCCTGAGCAGCTACAGCTCCGAATTGCTTTTTGGAGCTTCCCTGAGAATGAAGAGGATATCCG GCTGTATTCGTGCCTGGCCAATGGCAGTGCCGATGAGTTCCAGCGAGGGGACCAGCTGTTCCGCATGAGGGCTGTGAAAGACCCACTGCAGATAG GGTTCCACCTGAGTGCTACAGTGGTGCCACCTCAGATGGTCCCCCCCAAAGGGGCCTACAACGTGGCTGTGATGTTTGACCGCTGCCGGGTCACTTCCTGCAGCTGCACCTGTGGGGCTGGGGCCAAATGGTGCACTCACGTCgtggcactctgtctcttccgCATCCACAAC gCTTCTGCAGTCTGCTTGCGTGCCCCAGTATCAGAGTCCCTGTCTCGGCTGCAGAGGGACCAGCTGCAGAAGTTTGCTCAGTACCTCATCAGTGAGCTCCCTCAGCAG ATCCTCCCCACGGCCCAGCGTCTTCTGGATGAACTCCTCTCTTCCCAGTCAACAGCCATCAATACAGTGTGTGGAGCCCCCG ACCCCACAGCAGGGCCCTCTGCCTCTGACCAGAGTACATGGTATTTGGATGAGTCAACACTCACTGATAACATCAAGAAGACACTACACAAGTTCTGTGGACCTTCGCCTGTGGTCTTCAG TGATGTGAACTCCATGTATCTGTCTTCCACGGAGCCTCCAGCTGCTGCTGAATGGGCATGTCTGCTGCGCCCTCTGAGGGGCCGCGAGCCAGAGGGTGTCTGGAACCTACTTAGCATTGTGCGGGAGATGTTCAAACGGAGAGACAGCAATGCTGCCCCTTTGTTGGAAATCCTCACTGACCAGTGCCTCACCTATGAACAG ATAACAGGTTGGTGGTACAGCGTGCGCACCTCAGCCTCACACAGCAGCGCCAGTGGACACACGGGCCGTAGCAATGGGCAGTCAGAGGTAGCGGCCCATGCATGTGCCAGCATGTGTGATGAGATGGTCACACTGTGGAGGCTAGCTGTTTTGGACCCTGCACTCAGCCCCCAGCG CCGCCGGGAATTGTGTGCCCAGCTACGCCAGTGGCAACTGAAGGTGATTGAGAATGTGAAGCGGGGACAGCACAAAAAGACCCTGGAGCGGCTCTTCCCTGGCTTCCGGCCAGCGGTGGAGGCCTGCTACTTCAACTGGGAAGAGGCCTACCCACTCCCTGGTGTCACCTACAGCGGCACCGACCGGAAGTTGGCACTGTGCTGGGCCCGAGCCCTGCCCCCTCGGCCAGGTGCCTCCCGATCTGGGGGCCTGGAGGAATCCCGGGAGCGGCCCCGATCTCTTCCTTCTGAGCCAGCTGTGCGGCCCAAGGAGCCTGGGGCCAAGCGCAAGGGATTGGGTGAGGGGGTCCCCTCATCGCAGCGGGGTCCCCGCCGCCTCTCTGCTGAGGGGGGAGATAAGTCTCTGCATAAGATGGGTCCAGGTGGGGGCAAAGCCAAGGCACTGGGTGGGGCTGGCAGTGGGGGCAAGGGATCAGCAGGCGGTGGGAGCAAGCGACGGCTGAGCAGCGAAGACAGCTCCCTGGAGCCGGATCTGGCTGAGATGAGCCTGGATGACAGCAGCCTGGCCCTCGGTGCAGAGGCCAGCACCTTTGGTGGATTCCCTGAGAGCCCgccaccctgccctcctcctggTGGCTCCCGTGGtccttccaccttccttcctgAACCCCCAGATACTTATGAAGAAGATGGTGGTGTGTACTTCTCGGAAGGGCCTGAGCCTCCCACAGCCTCTGCTGGCCCCCATGGCCTACTGCCTGGGGAGGTCTGTACCCGGGATGACCTCCCTTCCACAGATGAGAGTGGCAATGGGCTCCCCAAAACCAAAGAGGCAGCCACTGCAGTTGGAGAGGAGGATGATGACTACCAGGCATATTATCTGAATGCCCAGGATGGGGCTGGAGGCGAGGAAGAGAAGGCtgagggcggggctggggaggagcaCGACCTGTTTGCTGGGCTGAAGCCACTGGAACAGGAGAGCCGCATGGAG ATATTGTTTGCCTGTGCTGAGGCCCTGCATGCGCACGGCTACAGCAGTGAGGCCTCCCGCCTCACTGTGGAGCTTGCCCAGGACCTGCTAGCCAACCCACCTGACCTCAAGGTAGAGCCGCCCCCTGCCAAG GGCAAGAAGAACAAGGTATCTACGAGCCGTCAGACCTGGGTGGCTACCAACACCCTGACGAAGGCAGCCTTCCTGTTGACAGTGCTAAGTGAACGCCCAGAGCACCACAACCTGGCCTTCCGAGTTGGCATGTTTGCCTTGGAGCTACAGCGGCCCCCAGCTTCTACCAAGGCCTTGGAG GTGAAGCTGGCATACCAGGAGTCTGAGGTGGCTGCCCTGCTCAAGAAGATACCTCTGGGTCCAAGTGAGATGAGTACCATGCGGTGCCGGGCAGAGGAGCTTCGGGAGGGGACACTCTGTGACTATCGGCCCGTTTTGCCTCTCATGCTGGCCAGTTTCATCTTTGACGTTCTCTGTGCTCCAG TGGTTTCTCCCACGGGTTCCCGGCCACCAAGTCGTAACTGGAACAACGAGATGCCTGGGGAtgaggagctgggatttgaagcaGCAGTTGCTGCCTTAG GTATGAAGACAACAGTGAGCGAGGCAGAGCATCCCCTCCTGTGTGAAGGCACACGTCGGGAGAAGGGTGACCTGGCACTGGCACTAATGATCACTTACAAGGATGATCAAGCCAAGCTCAAAAAG ATCTTAGACAAACTCTTGGACCGAGAGAGCCAGACGCATAAGCCCCAGACACTGAGTTCATTCTACTCATCCAGCCGCCCAGCCACAGCCAGCCAGAGGTCTCCTTCAAAGCATGGGGGCCCATCTGCCCCAGGGGCCCTGCAACCACTGACCTCGGGCTCTGCAGGGCCGCCTCAGCCAGGGAAtgtggcaggggctgggccaggccccAATGAGGGCTTCACAGAGAAGAATGTGCCTG AAAGTTCCCCACATTCTCCCTGTGAGGGCCTCCCATCTGAGGCAGCTTTGACCCCAAGGGCGGAAGGGAAGGTTCCCAGCCGCCTGGCACTTGGCAGTCGTGGAGGCTACAATGGACGGGGTTGGGGCTCCCCAGGGCGGCCTAAGAAGAAACACACAG GCATGGCCAGCATTGACAGCAGTGCCCCTGAAACAACATCGGATAGTTCCCCCACCTTAAGCCGGAGGCCACTTCGAGGGGGCTGGGCCCCCACCTCCTGGGGCCGAGGACAGGACAGTGACAGCATTAGCAGCTCTTCCTCGGACTCTCTGGGCTCCTCATCCTCCAGTGGAAGTCGCCGGGCCAGTGCCAGTGGAGGGGCCCGGGCAAAGACCGTTGAAGTTGGCAG GTACAAGGGCCGCCGTCCCGAGAGTCATGCCCCCCATGTACCCAATCAGCCATCAGAGGCAGCTGCACACTTCTACTTCGAACTGGCGAAGACGGTGCTGATCAAGGCAGGGGGCAACAGCAGCACTTCCATTTTCACACATCCATCTTCCTCAGGGGGCCATCAGGGTCCTCACCGCAACCTGCACCTTTGCGCCTTCGAGATTGGGCTTTATGCCCTTGGCCTGCACAACTTTGTTTCTCCCAACTGGCTCTCACGTACTTATTCTTCTCACGTTTCCTGGATTACAG GTCAGGCAATGGAGATTGGTAGTGCAGCCCTGACTATACTGGTAGAATGCTGGGATGGACACCTGACGCCCCCTGAGGTTGCATCCCTGGCTGACAGGGCATCACGGGCACGAGACTCCAATATGGTGAGGGCAGCAGCGGAGTTAGCCCTAAGCTGCCTGCCTCATGCCCATGCATTGAACCCCAATGAGATCCAGCGGGCCCTGGTGCAGTGCAAGGAGCAG GATAACCTGATGTTGGAGAAGGCCTGCATGGCAGTGGAAGAAGCGGCTAAGGGTGGGGGTGTATACCCTGAAGTGTTGTTTGAGGTTGCTCACCAGTGGTTCTGGCTATATGAGCAAACAGCAGGTGGCTCATCCACAGCCCGTGAAGGGGCTACAAGCTGTAGTGCCAGTGGGATCAGGGCAGCTGGGGAGGCTGGGCGGGGGCTGCCTGAGGGCAGGGGGGGCCCAGGCACTGAGCCGGTTacagtggcagcagcagcagtgacAGCAGCAGCCACAGTGGTGCCAGTCATCTCAGTGGGGTCCAGTTTATATCCAGGTCCAGGACTGGGGCATGGTCATTCCCCTGGCCTGCACCCCTACACTGCTCTACAGCCCCACCTGCCCTGCAGCCCTCAATACCTCACCCACCCAGCTCACCCTGCCCACCCAATGCCTCATATGCCCCGGCCTGCCGTCTTCCCTGTGCCCAGCTCTGCATACCCACAG GGTGTGCATCCTGCCTTCTTGGGGGCTCAGTACCCTTACTCAGTGACTCCCCCCTCACTTGCTGCCACTGCTGTGTCTTTCCCCGTCCCTTCCATGGCACCCATCACAGTACATCCCTACCACACAGAGCCAGGGCTCCCACTGCCCACCAGTGTGGCCTGTGAGTTGTGGGGACAGGGAACAG TGAGCAGTGTCCATCCAGCATCCACGTTTCCAGCCATCCAGGGTGCCTCATTGCCTGCTCTGACTACACAGCCCAGCCCTCTGGTGAGCGGAGGGTTTCCACCACCCGAGGAGGAGACCCATAGTCAGCCTGTCAACCCACACAGCCTACACCACCTGCACGCTGCCTACCGTGTTG GAATGCTGGCACTGGAGATGCTGGGTCGCCGGGCACACAACGATCACCCCAACAACTTCTCCCGCTCCCCCCCCTACACTGATGATGTCAAATGGTTGCTGGGGCTGGCAGCAAAGCTGG GAGATCGTCATGGAGACGCTGCAGCGGCTGAGCCCTGCTCATGCCCACAACCACCTGCGTGCCCCGGCCTTCCACCAACTGGTGCAGCGCTGCCAGCAGGCATACATGCAG TACATTCACCACCGTTTGATTCACCTGACCCCTGCCGACTACGACGACTTTGTGAATGCGATCCGCAGTGCCCGCAGCGCCTTCTGTCTGACACCCATGGGCATGATGCAGTTCAACGACATCCTGCAGAACCTCAAGCGCAGCAAACAGACCAAGGAGCTGTGGCAGCGGGTCTCACTCGAGATGACCACCTTCTCCCCATGAGTCTGGCCCCTCTAGGGTCCTATACAGGGATACAGGCCTGTGGCTATGGGGGCCCCTCACATAGAGGGAGTGAATCTTGGCTGGACAGATCATCCCCACTCAGTTCTCTGGTAGCCCAGACTGGCAGCTGCTCTTGGGCTGTAGCTTGGGGCCAAGATGTCTCAAACCCTAGAAGCCTAGGGTTGGGGGAGACAGCCCTATCTGGGAGGGGGCATTGGGTGGCCTCTGGTATTTATTtggcatttataaatatataa